The following coding sequences are from one Virgibacillus necropolis window:
- a CDS encoding YkvI family membrane protein has protein sequence MKILKIASAFIGIIVGAGFASGQEVLQYFTSFGLIGTVGAIIATALFAYLGMTLTSLGSRLQTRSHKDAVYKISGRYLGVVVDYIIIFTLFGVGVVMIAGAGSILDQQFGLPSFLGTMLMTVLVILTIMMNVDRVVAVIGSITPFLIISVILVSIYSLLTMDSSFAELNPIAKEQPSTLPNWFIAGINYVSFNIAVGASMSLVMGGAERDEKAAKMGGLLGGLGLGILILVSHLAIYSKVDVVANFDMPMLKIVDDISPVLGIFYSIILFGMIFNTAVSMFFAFGARFTEIGTNKFKVFVSITMIIAFSASFVGFTELVAFFYPLIGYLGLFLIAALVYASIKIPAAKKKRQEAG, from the coding sequence ATGAAAATTTTAAAAATTGCAAGCGCTTTTATCGGAATCATTGTTGGTGCGGGGTTCGCATCAGGACAAGAAGTTTTACAGTACTTTACAAGCTTTGGGCTTATTGGAACAGTTGGAGCAATAATTGCCACAGCATTATTCGCTTATCTCGGGATGACGTTGACGAGTCTTGGTAGTCGTTTGCAGACGAGATCACATAAAGATGCCGTTTATAAGATTAGCGGGCGTTACCTTGGAGTTGTTGTGGATTACATCATCATCTTCACCCTTTTTGGCGTAGGGGTCGTCATGATTGCTGGGGCAGGATCTATCCTGGATCAGCAGTTCGGATTACCATCTTTCCTAGGGACCATGCTGATGACAGTTCTCGTCATACTTACCATTATGATGAATGTCGATCGTGTGGTTGCGGTTATTGGGAGTATCACACCATTTTTAATTATTAGCGTAATACTAGTTTCCATTTACAGTCTGCTAACAATGGATTCATCGTTTGCGGAACTTAATCCGATTGCTAAAGAACAACCATCAACACTACCAAACTGGTTCATAGCTGGAATAAACTATGTTTCTTTTAATATTGCGGTAGGAGCGTCCATGTCACTTGTCATGGGAGGAGCTGAACGTGACGAAAAAGCAGCGAAAATGGGGGGACTTCTCGGAGGACTTGGCCTTGGAATTCTCATATTAGTAAGTCATCTTGCCATCTACTCAAAAGTTGATGTCGTTGCAAACTTCGATATGCCGATGTTAAAAATTGTTGATGATATCTCTCCTGTACTCGGAATTTTTTATTCAATAATCCTGTTCGGCATGATTTTCAATACTGCAGTCAGCATGTTCTTTGCATTCGGAGCACGCTTCACGGAGATAGGAACAAATAAGTTCAAAGTGTTCGTTAGTATCACCATGATTATTGCATTCTCCGCAAGCTTCGTTGGCTTCACAGAACTTGTTGCTTTTTTCTATCCGCTCATTGGCTACTTAGGCCTATTCCTTATTGCAGCTCTCGTATACGCATCAATCAAAATACCAGCTGCAAAGAAGAAAAGGCAAGAAGCAGGTTAG